A portion of the Salvelinus fontinalis isolate EN_2023a chromosome 32, ASM2944872v1, whole genome shotgun sequence genome contains these proteins:
- the LOC129830819 gene encoding chloride channel CLIC-like protein 1, producing MHITVAVCSLLLVAQGQMDDDEWLDPHDMLNYDASSKTMRKPAQPAELNNYPNVPTKRREYSQDLDQMEERECNNKVEGLQKEIEEYKKKITQVAQQPSSNPVFKRFLTKLLKEIDKVGLPTDLKNDIHYDAKVKLSRQAVTEIRKLLEGMDTWRSGALDNALSQILVDLKPHDYEAWRWHFEDTFGVEIDTVMKVSVLVLIIVAIICSELWSIVSWFVQFKRIFAICFLISLVWNWFYLYKIAFAEHQNKMVKMEGVDAKCTGRKKIDWWDNLKDWYRGAMTLQDDPCKMYYEVLMVNPILLVPPTKAITMTITTFFTEPLKHIGQAISEFLRALLKDLPVTLQIPVLLTIVLSILVFMYGSAQAAIQHGITRLTHPRVGGPRDPSPPALDQPMPAARLRVTDHNPLAGGDAPQCSPLPLKRRLGPAANQGAQDRTYVGQRSPPHRARNEPTRRYVETLRNADGRYSEDNIISECWDDFTDAEDTNPLTVEGNTDIQAEMQQEPVEVGSTTEGNDSQEAKPSPVKAKAKPDEEDVASDSMAEHQAEYTAGRPSPVHATPASGLGHEQHDKFLKRIPESNFTLQTHPANAASVAGFIDNNESMSVAAHAQLK from the exons ATGCACATCACTGTTGCTGTGTGCAGCCTATTGCTGGTTGCTCAAGGGCAGATGGACGACGACGAATGGCTTGATCCGCATGATATGTTGAACTACGATGCAAGCTCAAAGACCATGAGAAAGCCGGCTCAGCCTGCTGAG CTGAACAATTACCCTAATGTACCCACCAAAAGAAGGGAATACAGCCAGGATTTGGATCAAATGGAAGAAAGGGAGTGCAACAACAAAGTGGAAGGGTTACAAAAAGAG atTGAAGAGTACAAGAAGAAGATTACACAGGTTGCACAGCAGCCGTCAAGCAACCCAGTGTTCAAGCGATTCCTCACCAAGCTTCTGAAGGAGATTGACAAAGTTGGCCTG CCCACCGATCTCAAGAACGATATCCACTACGACGCCAAAGTGAAACTGTCTCGGCAAGCGGTGACGGAGATCCGGAAGCTTCTGGAGGGAATGGACACCTGGAGATCGGGGGCTCTGGACAATGCCCTCAGCCAGATCCTCGTGGATCTCAAACCACATGACTACGAGGCCTGGAGATGGCACTTTGAGGACACCTTTGGTGTGGAGATCGACACAGTCATGAAG gtgtctGTGTTGGTCTTAATCATAGTGGCCATCATCTGTAGCGAGCTGTGGTCAATAGTCTCCTGGTTTGTCCAGTTCAAGAGAATCTTTGCCATCTGCTTCCTCATCAGTCTGGTCTGGAATTGGTTCTATCTCTACAAG ATTGCCTTTGCCGAGCACCAAAACAAAATGGTCAAGATGGAGGGCGTCGACGCAAAATGCACTGGGAGGAAGAAAATTGACTGGTGGGATAACTTGAAAG ATTGGTACAGAGGTGCCATGACTCTCCAAGACGACCCCTGTAAGATGTACTACGAAGTCCTCATGGTCAACCCCATCCTTCTCGTACCACCAACTAAG GCTATCACTATGACCATCACCACCTTCTTCACGGAGCCTCTGAAGCACATTGGTCAGGCGATCAGCGAGTTCCTACGAGCCCTCCTCAAGGACCTACCGGTCACCTTGCAGATCCCTGTGCTCCTCACCATCGTGCTCTCTATCCtg GTCTTCATGTATGGCAGCGCCCAGGCCGCTATCCAGCATGGCATCACCAGACTGACTCACCCGCGTGTCGGTGGGCCCAGGGACCCCTCTCCCCCAGCCTTGGATCAGCCCATGCCTGCGGCTCGTCTGAGAGTGACAGACCACAACCCACTGGCAGGGGGGGATGCCCCTCAATGCTCCCCTCTCCCGCTTAAACGCCGACTAGGACCAGCAGCCAACCAGGGGGCTCAGGACAGGACCTACGTCGGCCAGAGGAGCCCCCCCCACAGGGCGCGAAACGAACCGACCAGGAGGTATGTGGAGACCCTGAGGAACGCCGACGGGCGGTACAGCGAGGACAATATTATCTCAGAGTGTTGGGACGATTTCACCGATGCAGAGGATACCAACCCGCTAACGGTAGAGGGTAATACCGACATCCAGGCAGAGATGCAACAAGAACCAGTTGAAGTTGGATCCACAACAGAAGGCAATGACTCGCAAGAAGCTAAACCCTCTCCAGTGAAAGCTAAAGCCAAACCAGATGAGGAGGACGTGGCATCTGACAGCATGGCTGAGCACCAGGCTGAGTATACTGCAGGTCGCCCCAGCCCAGTGCATGCCACTCCAGCAAGTGGTCTCGGGCACGAGCAACATGACAAATTCTTGAAACGCATACCAGAGAGTAATTTTACACTTCAGACCCACCCTGCTAACGCAGCCAGTGTAGCAGGTTTCATTGACAACAATGAGAGCATGTCAGTCGCTGCTCATGCTCAGCTTAAGTAG